The Psychrobacter arenosus region TACGCTCTGAAATTTCTTTGATTATTTCGGATATAGTTTGTAGCCTTGTTTCTTGAGATCTTTTATTTTTATTATGCTCATTAGCAATACTTTCTTTATTTGAAGCAGTATTGCGTTTTTCCTTTTTTGAGCCATCAACCCAAGACCAAAAGTTGCCAAAAAAACCTTCATCCTCTTCAGCAATTTTTCTTGCTTCTTCAGCCTCACTCTGTGAGTGTTGATATTTCTCGGATATTTCTTCTAATCTTACTTCTTCAGAAATCCTATAAGCTTGTACTATTGTTTTGCAGATAGTGATGAAAATATCATCTGCACCTTTAGGCTGAATACCATTTTTACTTGGTATGACGCTATAGGTACCCATAAATCTCAATGTGTGGTCATTATCTTCATTGTCTACTTTCCAATCACCCCTGCGTAGATCGACACAACCAATAGTATCTACTGCAGTATATAGTATGGATACGTTAGCACCTGAGGTAAACTCATCTTGAATAGCTTTAATGACACCGTCATAGTATTTATTGACCTTTTCATATAACTCAGAGCTTTGGTTCTTACCTGTAGTTCTAACGTTATCAATAAAATAACTTTCACATTTAGTAGGGGCAAAAATTACAACTGATGGTTCGCCAGGATAATTATAAGCTCTATTTTTTGCCCACTGTCTAACTATTTTTGCTATGGCTTCAGATTGTATATTATCTTCAATAGCTCTCAGTTCTTTTGGTGAGGCAGCAGACATGATTACTGTTGCTTCAACAGGAATAATAATGACTGCACTTTCTGTAATCCATTTCTCACAGTCTTTCCATTGCTGACTTGCACCTTCTGGTCTAGAAGTTGGGTCAAGCCAACCACCAGGAAAGTCTAGTATTTCAAAGTCCAACATATTTTCATCATTCATAGACTTTAAACTAAACTTAAATTTGAAAGGACTTTGAGTACCTGCCAGCGCTCCAGCATTGAAAGACTCTCCGCCTATAGATCCTGCATTGATTGATCCTCTTAATTCTCTATCGTGCATAGCTAACTTCTTCTCAGTAGCTAAATCTTCGGTCTCAAAGCTAATGGGGGTACCTGTTAATAATTTAGTACCCACCATATTAGAGATAGTAGAAATTAAGGAGGTTTTGCCTACACGGGTTGGGCCTAGCATACTAATTTTATAAATTGGGTTACTCATTTTTTTTCCTAAACTAAATATAATTAACTAATTGGATAAATTATTTTGAATATCATTAATACTGGTTTTTATCTTGCTAATACGAGCCATGGAGCTCTGTATATCGGCAAATAAACCTGGCCACAACTCTGCAGGATAAGAAAATCCTAATCTCCTAAATTCTTTGACGCTATCAGAGCTACGGATTAGTTCATCTTCAAATTGCTCCAAAGCTGAGAACAGAACCAACTTAGGAAACTCAACATCTCTATTTAGCGCAATACGCGTCTGATAAGAGGCTTGTTCTGCTAAATCTGATATACGCTTGAATAGTAAGTCTAGATTCTCCGAACTAATGTCTGCAAACTGACTGACTTTATTATTGTCAGCATCTTTTGTTTCGTATTCTATATAGTTAAGATTCTCTCTTACACGCGGATGTAGCTGCACTTTATAATCTAACTGTAAGTTTCTGAGTTTAAGCACTGAGTCCGCAAGATTCAAACAACTGGTTGACTCGCCATTCTCTTGAGCATTTAACAAATAACTTTCAAACTCTGCTAGAACTTTTCTTGGCTCAGTCTCAGAAAGCAAATTGCCTGTATGGCGCTTTAAAATCTCTGCAATTTCTTGGAAAAATTCATTCAATTGATTATTAAAGAAATTATCCAGCTTAGTGAACTGTTTACTAATTTCCACACGAACATAGTTACATTGATCAAGGGCAACACCCGCTATACCATTTTGTCTATAAATCTGCTTCTGCGCAGACTGTTTCCAAGACTCAGGAGAATCACCAAAACCACTCTCAATCCAACTTAATATATCGTTGTAGCAAAGATCTATTTGTTCGCTATATTCATCATCTAAGTGATTTTGTATTCTGATTTGATCTTTGTACTGGCGAATGTCTAGATTGATGTCATCTATTAGAGCATTACTTTTCTCTTCAATAACTTCGCGTTTACTGCCGTCCATTGTAGGTAGTTTTATATTCTTATTTAAAGATTGTATTAAGTCCGATATCTTTTCTTCTATAGCTTTATAAGAGTCGAAAGTACCTTTAATGATTTGTTTATCCATGACGTCTAGACGATTTGCCAAATGCTCTAATACAGGGGTTAGTAGCTGTTTACCAATACTCTCAGGATTAATAGCATCTGCTTCTATAATGTTAAAAACCTTGTTATTCTCGCCTTGGTTTACTTCTCTTAAGACATGGTTGCGTAAAGCAGTCAACTGCTCGCTTGTAGCTCTACTGTCATGATTAATAAGGATAGAAACAAAGTCTTTACGATCCTGAAAGCTTCTGGCTTTGTCTAACAAGTTCACAGCACTGCCATCTTTAGCGCTCCAGAAACCATCACCACCGCCAGGGCGTTTTACTAAGATAACGAAGTCAACGCCTTTTTTAAGCCCCTGTAGATGATGCTCTTCTGTACTGGCTGATAACTCACCAAGTCCTGGTAGGTCAATAAAGCCTAGTTGCTTCACAGGAGCAGAGGGAAAGCTGCAATATATGCTGACATCTTTGACGGCTAGATATTTTCTTTGGCAAGTCTGAGGAGTATTTTCCTCAGTATCTTTTGGATAGGCCACGTACTCACGTAACATTGTCAAATCAACTTGTCTTGGAGGTTGATTTAATAAATCCTCATAGGACCACAATCCGCTTTGCATCTGCTTAAGTTTTTCTAAGATAGTGATGTTTGAAGGAATGCGTTTTGACTCTACTAAATCACTTTCATTTTTTGGATAACTATAGCTTCTAAATTCTTCAATCGTTTGAGGGCAAGCTAAAGCTAATTCATTATGATAAGGGAATAAAATACTCTCTCTAAAAGAGTTGAAGGTATGAAACTCGATATTAGCGATATTTTTGTCACTGTGAAATATTTGGCTTTTAACAGCAGTAACAGGAAGGTTGTCGCCAGTAGGAACTTGCTCTTCACCTAGTCCAGAGATGCTCTGAAGTAAAGTACTTTTACCCACACGTGCTTGGCCACTCACGCCTATGTTAATAGTATCTCTACTGAACCGCTCTTTTAAACTGTCTAAATCTGCCAATACTTTAGGTATCGAATTTTGAATCTCTGCAGTATCTACATTTTTTAAAACGGTACGCAGCTCGCCAGGTGTTTCAGGATCACTTATTACCGCATCTAAAGTGCTGTCTAAGGAGTTGAAATTCTCTTTCATTATCTGCCAACGATGAATTTGTTTTTCAATTTCAGGTAAGTTAGCTTTACGATTTTTTAAAATATTTGAAATTTGTAATGCGATATTCATAGCTTTGCTCCAAAATTATTTGCTAAATTTGCGTTCTAAGTCGGCTGCAAGAGCCCAACCTGTGGCTTCTATCAATCCAATAGTAATAGTTGGAGCGACTATTTGCCCTAAGCCAGGAATCAGTTTGGATAGCTCTTTAGCTATAACTTTTACTGGCTGTTTTAAGATGGTACTTTTAATCGTCAGCACCACCATACCTTTAGCCGCTTCCTCAGTTAAACTGCCACCAAAGACACTAGCTAGACTCACTGTCATAGCAGTCATGGCAATAACGTCGACAGCAACTCCTAAACCTGGTACAGGCACAAGGTTCCCTGCGCCAGCCGATATGGCAGTGGTATGAATAATCGTATGACACTTTGATTCTTGGCTTGGGGTCATTTCTAATGTTCCTAATCAAATAGTTAATATAATTTATAGGTTTATTTATTCAGATATATCTTAAGGTTTTCTTCCATCTGCTTCTGCACCTCAACAGGACTAATAATGCGAATGTGAGGTATCCAATATTGCACAATAGGCACCACCTCTCGCGGGTGCACATCCTTACAGACCAACAGCAAATCACCACTATCCAACTTACGCACCAATTCCTGATTGGGGAGTAAGTTACGACGTTGGAAGTATCCTGCGACTTTGGCGTCTACTTGCAGGACAATCTCGCTAATTTGGTTACTAAAAAACAGACTGTCTGTATCAATGATTTCAGCTTTAACGGCTTTGTCACACTCGAAAGTTTCGCCTGTCACTTGCAGATTGCTAATTTGCGTAAAGCAAAAGGTGCGCGTCTGCTCTTTCCATGTGCCGACGACATACCAAATCCCATTTTTATTGAGCAAATGATAAGGATGTAGGCGATGATGCTTACTGCCACCATCAGTGGAGGTGTCGCTGAGCTTACGATAGTCAAATTCTATACAGTGGCAGGAAGTAATGGCTTGATTGATGGTTTTAAATTCTTCAGTACGTTCATGAATCTTCTCGTAGTCAAAGCCTTTGACCAAAATACTCTGGTTTAATTGTTGTTGAAAAAATTCACGGTCAATCTGTGGCAGTAGGTCTTGCACGCTAGCGAAATTAGCAAAGCGTTTAATATCACTGATATCTAAGAACCCAATTTTCTTGCTATCAAGGCGATAAAATTGAGGGCCACCTTCACTAAACTCTATAGCGGTTAGGCGATCCTGAAAATCTCTCTTTAAAGTGCGCGTAGATACCTGATAGGTTTCCGCCAACTCGTCAATATTTAGACGTTCACCAGCGTTTAATCGGACAATAATGTCAGCGAGCCGATAAGCCAGTCTTTCATGTTTCTTCAATGCCATAACCCTATATTGAGTTTGATATTTATTCTTATATTTCAAGATATTGTAAATTGTATACAAAGACTAACAAAGGTCGAATTATGCCAGTTTATTGAGATATGGCAACAAAAATTTAACTTTTTTAAGCGATTTTATAGTTTTACTAACTAGTTGTATTTTCTATGATATATGGGTCTAGCGTTAAAATAGCCTCCTAAAAAATAGCTTGAAGGTTTACAGCCGAAATTTAAGATAGTCTTTTTCATAGAAGATAATAGGGATAGATAGGCGCTGAGACGTTAAATTGCCATGTTTACTTTGTTGAGCTATCAGCTGTTGACCGGAGCTGCGTAAGAAGTGATATAGCCCTCTTGGATCCTCAATAATAATATTAGAATTTAAATCTATCCGATTGCCACATTCAAATTCAAACCATATGGGGGTATGCCCATATCCGTTATGAGTCAAGAAGTCTTGTAATACAGGATTAGGAAGCTGTAGAGGGCTGCTTTTGGAATTTCTATTAAACCATCTCACCAATATTCTCCTTAATATCAGGAAGCTATAGGGTCTAGTCTAGAGAGTAGAGATGACAGGTTGTGTCAGTATGAATAAATATTTTTAAGGATAAGGCACGGTTTATTCTTTTTTAAGCAAATAATTAAATGTAGTTCAAGTTTGCTATTCCTAATTAAACTATAACTAGCCATCCAACCAACTAACGTAGAACAAAAAAGCAATCTAGAAATATAGTTCATTATCCAATATAAAATCAGTTTGTTATCTATAGGCTTTGACTGGGGTCTGATTGCGGTTTACTATTCAGAGAGTTGTATAACAATATAAAAATGACAGGCTAAAATATGAGTGAAAGCAAGTTTACTTCTAATTTTGATTTTATGGCAGAGCACGACCCAATATTTTTAGAGTTGGCCACCAATGCCGAACGGGTTTTTAAAAGTGACCCTAATACGAGCCTTATTAAGATGCGGCAGCTGGGGGAAGCATTAGCTCAGGACTTAGCCACTAGAAATAACATTGCTTTTGATAGAAATATAAAGCAGGTTGATTTGATAAATCGGTTAAATTACGAGCTACGACTCGATAAAAACCTTATTACTGAGTTTCATAGCTTAAGAGAAGAGGGCAATAAGGCGGTACATAGTTTCAAAACTAATCATAGTGAAGCAGCGATAGCTTTAAAAATGGGCCGCTCGCTATGTATCTGGTATCACAAAACTTATGGCAAAAAAGGCGGTGTGTTCAAACCTGCTAAATTTGAAGAGCTTCCTGATCCGAGTCAGCAACTACAAAAGCTAACCTTACAAGTACAGCAACTATCGGCGCAACTTAAAAATACTACCAGTCAAAGTGACGATGTCGAAAAAATCACAAAGTTAAAGGAACAAGAAGCTGCTCTAATTGAACAAGAGAAAAGAGAATATCAGCAATTGGCTGAAATGATGGATGAAGAAGCGCGCTCACTAGCGGAACAAAATAAACAACAAGAAGCAGAGCTGGCGAGAATAAGAAAAGAATTCGTCGAGCAAACCGAGCAGCTACAAGCTGAGCTGGCCAAAAATATTGCCCAAGGTGTTAAGCTACCTACTCGCGTGAGACTAGCAGATTTTATTCCTTCTGAGGATGATGCGCGCTTATTGATTGATGAGCAGCTGCGTCAATCGGGCTGGCTAGTAGATAGCGAAATAATAACCCAAGCCAATGGCGAGATACCTGAAGTAGGTAAAAACAAGGCCATTGCTGAATGGACTATGCAAAATGGCAGAGCTGATTACGTATTATTCGTCGGCTTATCCCCAGTCGCCACTATTGAAGCCAAGAGTCAGAACACTAACGTATCTAATAAAATACAGCAGGCTGAAAGATACGCCAAAGGTATGAAGTTTACCGAAGCAATGAAACCCGCTTGGGAGCTTACAGACAGCGCTCTTAATTGGCGTAGCAGTAGTAGTCCTGACAATAGCGACTATGATATTCCCTTTGTGTTTTCGTGTAATGGTCGACCTTTTATTAAGCAGCTGCCAGAGCTCTCCGGTATTTGGTTTAGAGACGCTAGGAAAACCAATAACGCGGCTAAACCATTAGAGAGCTTTTATAGCCCAGAGGGGCTATTAGACCTCCTAAAACGTGATGTATTACTAGCAGAGGACAAGCTTAAGCAAGAACCTTTTGCCTACCTAGGGCTAAGGGGCTATCAAGTAGACGCCATCAAAGCGGTTGAAGAAAATCTAGAGGCAGGTGCTGACCGTTGTCTTTTAGCTATGGCAACAGGTACGGGCAAGACGCGAACTATCATCGGTCTTATCTATCGCTTCCTAAAAGCTGAACGATTTAAACGTATTTTATTTCTAGTAGATAGGACAGCGCTAGGTGAGCAGGCTTTTGATAGTATGCAAGAGATGACGCTAGAGCAAAACCAGACCTTATCAAAGATTTATAATGTCGCTGAGCTAGGCGATATGGCGGTAGAGGCGGAAACACGGGTGCAAGTGGCGACGGTCCAAGCGATGGTCAAACGTATCTTTAGCGGTGACAATCCACCTACCATCGACCAGTATGACTGCATCATTGTCGATGAGGCACATAGAGGCTACACCTTAGACCAAGAGATGACCGAAGGTGAGTTAGCTGTGCGCGATAACACTCAGTACCTATCTACTTATAGACGCGCGCTCGATTATTTTGATGCGGTTAAGATTGGATTAACGGCAACCCCTGCCAAGCATACCAGTGAAATCTTTGGTAAGCCTGTATTTAACTTCTCTTATCGGGAAGCAGTGGCCGCAGACTGGCTCATTGATTATGAACCGCCTATTCGCTATGAGACTCTATTAACTAAAAATGGCATCCATATCGATAAGGGAGAGCAAGTTAGTCGTATCGATACCATGACGGGGGTAGTAGATACCGCTGAGTTAGAAGATGAGTTGAACTTTGAGGTGACTAACTTCAACCGTACGGTCATTACAGAAAGTTTTAACCGTGTGATTTGTGAACAGCTTGCCCAAGAGATAGATCCCACTGGTGACGAAAAGACCTTAATATTCTGTGCTACAGATTTGCATGCAGATATGGTCAAGCGCTTATTGGATGAAGCTTTTTTAGCTGTGCATGGGGACAGCTATAACGAAGATGCTGTCAAAAAAATAACGGGCGCTAGCGATAAAGTGGGTCAGTTGATCCGCCGTTATAAAAATGAAAAGTTCCCTAGTGTTGCTATCACGGTAGATCTATTGACTACCGGTATCGATGTGCCCAGTATTTGTCATCTAGTATTTTTACGCCGAGTGAAGTCGCGTATTTTATTTGAGCAAATGATAGGTCGTGCTACCAGACGTTGTGATGATATTGGTAAGACCGTCTTTAAGGTCTACGATCCTGTAGATATTTTTGCATCATTGCAAGACGTGAATACCATGAAACCCTTGGTGAAAAAACCCAATATCACTATTGATCAATTAATTGCAGAGTTGATTGACAACACACCCGCAAACTCCGCAGAGCCGCTGCTAGCGGAAGTGAGTGAAAGCAGTGTTAGTTATCAGATAGACAGCCCATCGTCAGATCATGATGAGAATGGCACTGAAGCAGACACAGCAGAGATCAATCAGGACAGCGAAGAGAATACGGTCTCAACGTCTCACGAGGATAAGTTTATTGTCTCCGCTCAAGAGATAGAGCAACACCACCAGCAGGTATTAGCTGAGCTATCGCAAAAAATCATGCGCGTATTACGTAAAGCTGATAAAAAAGCTGAGCGTAAACCCGAGCTAAAAGCCAAGCTTGATGAATTAAAGGAACTGTGGGGCGTAGGGCCTGAGAAGCTACACCAAGAGTTGCATGAAGGCGGAGTGGTGAAAGCTAAAGAATTTTTAATTAAGCATAGTAATTTATTAGGGCAACTGACTGAAGTGAAGTACCTTACAGGCTCAGCGCAAATGCCAGTCATCTACGAGGGTGAAGATGAGTTGCTTAGCCGAGAGCAAGGTTTTGGTGAGCATCAGCGTCCTGATGACTACCTAGAGAGCTTTGACGCCTATATTAGGAATAACCTCAATAATTCAGTCGCGCTAACTGTAATAGCAACCAATCCTAAAACGCTAACTCGTGAGGCGCTAAAAGAAGTCAAAATCATGTTGGATAGTGCCGGTTATAGCGAGGCAAAATTGCGCTCGGCATGGCGTGAAAAGACTAATCAGGATATAGCGGCCAGTGTGATCGGCCATATCAGACGCGCAGCACTAGGTGAGTCATTAATACCCTTTGAGCAACGGGTCAATCAAGCTATGCAAGCCATCTATGCCAGTCACAGTTGGACCCCCTTACAGCGCAAATGGCTAGACCGACTCGCCAAGCAACTTCAGTACGAGACCTTAGTAGACAAGCGCTTTGTAAATGAGAGCTTTGCCAGTCAAGGTGGGGTTAAGCAGTTTGATAAGGTATTACAGAATAAGCTAGATGACGTGTTAGAGCAGGTCAATGAGGCTTTGTGGCAAGCTTAAAAGGAAAGGAGTAAATACTGAATGGCCTGCTCTAGCTAATTGATAATAAATAAGAGTAGATTATTGTTTTCTAAAATATAATAACCGTGTAATATAGGGTTTCTTAAATCCCTATTAATATCAAGGCTTAATGATGAAGATAACTTTTAAAAAACTAACGGTCGCTTGCGTCGGTATCTTATTTGCTAGCACCGTCAATGCTGAGCCTAGTGACTATGGCTATGAAATAAATGTAAAAAAAGGCGGCTACCATTTTACGCAATGTAAGATTGATGAAGAGGGCTCAGTAAACTTCTGCACCGCTAATATGGCTAAAAAGGTAGATGAAATTGCTAAGCAAAAAACGAACTTCGGTAAAAATTCAGTAATGATGCGCTTTTGGGACAGCAATATAAACTATTGGGTATATGGTGCGGTTAATAAAACTACTAAAAAAGTCTTCTTATATCCTAGAGGATTGCGAGCTTCAGAAGGTAATTCTAAAGATGTTAAAGTAACCTTTGGCGATAAACGCGATAGAATTTGTACAGCAGGCAGTCACGTCACGATGGAAGGAGACAGGTATGTCACCAGTTATGATGATAGCAGTGCCACTACCGACTATTGCATCACTTATAATGACAACACAGGCTTTGGTAGCATGATCGAAGTCGATGCCAAAACTAGAAAAGTAATACGTGATTAGTTATTTGCATAATTTTTCTGTATCACTATAGTGGTTATAGCCGTTTATCTTCTAATGAAACACCTCTAGTAGGTGTTTTTTTAGGTCATTATTATTGAAAGCTATAACTTTATCCTGCCATCTTTATCATTTTTTGATGAAAGTTATTTTCAGCGTCATTAGCTGACGTTCTGTCGATATTTACCTTAGTTTAAGGGTGACTAGCCAGCTACCAAACAGTAAACTATACCCAATCCATAACTAAACCATTCAATAACTTCAGGACCTCTTATGAGTAGTAGCAATATCGTACAAAAGCTTTGGAATCTCTGTGATGTACTACGAGATGATGGCATCAACTACAGTGATTATGTGACTGAGCTGGTACTACTGCTATTCATTAAGATGGAGTATGAAAATACAGAGCAGGGCTTATTGGTCAAGCATACCTTGCCAGAGGGCTGCCGTTGGACAGATATCAATGAGCTATCAGGGCTGAACCTGCTCAATAAATATAAGCAAGTCCTATTGGATCTCTCCCAGAGTGATGACTTATTAATTGCGACTATCTATAACGATGCTTATACGCGCTTAAGAGAGCCGCGCCACCTTGAGCAACTGGTCAAGAGCTTAGACAATCTAGATTGGTTCAGTATCCAAAACGATGGTCTGGGCGATCTCTATGAAGGCCTTCTTGAGAAAAACGCTACCGAGACTAAATCAGGTGCCGGTCAGTATTTCACGCCGCGCGTACTAATCGACAGTATGGTGCGCTGTATCAAGCCGCAAGTAGGTGAGGTAATCCAAGATCCAGCCGCTGGTACAGCAGGCTTCCTAATCGCTGCCGATGCTTATATCAAATCGCAGACCGATGATTTATTTGATGTGAGTGCTGAGCAACAAAAGTTCCAAAAGTCTAAAGCCTTTGTAGGTGTGGAGCTAGTACCGAATACCCGCCGTCTCGCGCTTATGAACTGCATGCTACACGGTATGGAAGGCGATAACGAAGGCGTAATCCATCAAGGTAATGCGTTAGGGGAAGCGGGCGCGAATCTACCTAAAGCCGATATTATCCTAGCCAATCCACCCTTCGGTACGTCCAAAGGCGGTGATGCCAGTATCACCCGTGATGATTTAACTTATAAGACCAGTAATAAGCAGTTGGCATTTTTGCAACACATCTATCGCAACCTTAAGGCAGGCGGGCGTGCCGCTGTGGTGCTGCCTGACAACGTATTGTTTGAAGCCGGTATTGGTACTGAGATACGTCGTGACTTGATGGATAAGTGTGACTTGCATACCATTTTGCGTCTGCCTACCGGTATCTTTTATGCCGCTGGCGTGAAAACTAACGTGTTATTTTTCACGAAAGGTACTGCTAAAAATCCAGACCAAGACCAGAAGTGTACTGAAAACGTCTGGGTCTATGATTTACGTACCAACATGCCAACCTTTGGTAAGCGCACGCCTTTTAGTCCACAGCACTTAGCACCGTTTGAAGCGCTCTATGGCGATGATCCAAAAGGCACGAGTCCTCGTAGCGAAGGAGACTGGTCATTTGCTCCTGAGCTAGAGGAAGACAAGGGTGAAGCCGCTGAGCAAGATATGGAGAACAGTCGCTGGCGTGTGTTTAGCCGTAATTGGATTGCGGATGAAAAGGGCGATAGCTTAGATATTAGTTGGTTAAAAGATAGCGATAGTATTGATGCAGCAGATTTAGCTGAACCTCATGTGCTAGCTAGTGAAGCGATGACAGAGCTTACTGAGGCTTTACGTCAGCTTGATGGTTTAATGCAGGCTTTGGGTCAGGCTGATGAAGCCGATGTTCAAAAACAATTACTACTAGATATTTTAGGTTTAGATACAGAGGGCAAACTATGAGTGGAGTAAGTTTGCTGCAAAGTTGGAAAAATATAAAACTTGATGAAGCAGTCTTAAAAATAGTCGGTGGTGGAACACCTAGTAAATCTACTCCTGAATATTACAAAGGGGATATACCTTGGATGTCAGTAAAAGATTTGAAAGGATATACCCTTAAGAGCACTCAAGATTATATTACTCAGGAAGCGGTTGAAAATAGCGCAACTAATATTATTCCTAAAGGAATACCTATTGTTGCTACAAGGATGAGCCTAGGTAAAATCGTTATTGCTAGTTTTGACACGGCCATTAATCAAGATTTAAAAGCAATATTTTTATCTCCCTATGTATCGGTCCAGTTTTTTGTATATTGGTATCGGTCCAAATTAAATATTATTGAGTCGTTAGGTACAGGAACAACTGTAAAGGGTATCCGGTTAGACAACTTAAAAAACTTGGAATTTTGTTTATATCCATTAGCTGAACAAAAAGAGATAGTAAGACTGTTAGATACTCATCTTGCCACAGTCACGCAAATCCAAGCTCGACTTGAAGCTATACCTAAAATACTTGAGAGGTTTCGTCAGTCTGTATTGGCTGATGCTGTGAGTGGGAGACTTTCAGGTACTGAATTTAATCAAGTTGATAAGTTGGAAATTGGTAATGTAGCAGAATTAAATCCAAAGAAAGAAAAGCAAACTGATGATTTTGAGGTTTCATTTTCATCAATGAGTATGATGTCTGCAGAATTTGATAAGCCACTAGGTTTTGAGAGCAAAAGATGGAGCGAAGTAAAAAAGGGTTACACGTTTTTTAAGAACAATGATGTTTTATTAGCAAAAATAACACCATGTTTTGAAAATGGAAAATCAGTGATCGCTAATAATTTGATAAATGGTATCGGAACAGGTTCTACAGAGTTTTTAGTCATTAGATGCTCTGATAAAGTACTACCTACATGGATCTTATATCACTTTAAACAGAATAGTTTCATTGCCTCAGGTGTTGCAA contains the following coding sequences:
- the hsdR gene encoding type I restriction-modification system endonuclease, with the translated sequence MSESKFTSNFDFMAEHDPIFLELATNAERVFKSDPNTSLIKMRQLGEALAQDLATRNNIAFDRNIKQVDLINRLNYELRLDKNLITEFHSLREEGNKAVHSFKTNHSEAAIALKMGRSLCIWYHKTYGKKGGVFKPAKFEELPDPSQQLQKLTLQVQQLSAQLKNTTSQSDDVEKITKLKEQEAALIEQEKREYQQLAEMMDEEARSLAEQNKQQEAELARIRKEFVEQTEQLQAELAKNIAQGVKLPTRVRLADFIPSEDDARLLIDEQLRQSGWLVDSEIITQANGEIPEVGKNKAIAEWTMQNGRADYVLFVGLSPVATIEAKSQNTNVSNKIQQAERYAKGMKFTEAMKPAWELTDSALNWRSSSSPDNSDYDIPFVFSCNGRPFIKQLPELSGIWFRDARKTNNAAKPLESFYSPEGLLDLLKRDVLLAEDKLKQEPFAYLGLRGYQVDAIKAVEENLEAGADRCLLAMATGTGKTRTIIGLIYRFLKAERFKRILFLVDRTALGEQAFDSMQEMTLEQNQTLSKIYNVAELGDMAVEAETRVQVATVQAMVKRIFSGDNPPTIDQYDCIIVDEAHRGYTLDQEMTEGELAVRDNTQYLSTYRRALDYFDAVKIGLTATPAKHTSEIFGKPVFNFSYREAVAADWLIDYEPPIRYETLLTKNGIHIDKGEQVSRIDTMTGVVDTAELEDELNFEVTNFNRTVITESFNRVICEQLAQEIDPTGDEKTLIFCATDLHADMVKRLLDEAFLAVHGDSYNEDAVKKITGASDKVGQLIRRYKNEKFPSVAITVDLLTTGIDVPSICHLVFLRRVKSRILFEQMIGRATRRCDDIGKTVFKVYDPVDIFASLQDVNTMKPLVKKPNITIDQLIAELIDNTPANSAEPLLAEVSESSVSYQIDSPSSDHDENGTEADTAEINQDSEENTVSTSHEDKFIVSAQEIEQHHQQVLAELSQKIMRVLRKADKKAERKPELKAKLDELKELWGVGPEKLHQELHEGGVVKAKEFLIKHSNLLGQLTEVKYLTGSAQMPVIYEGEDELLSREQGFGEHQRPDDYLESFDAYIRNNLNNSVALTVIATNPKTLTREALKEVKIMLDSAGYSEAKLRSAWREKTNQDIAASVIGHIRRAALGESLIPFEQRVNQAMQAIYASHSWTPLQRKWLDRLAKQLQYETLVDKRFVNESFASQGGVKQFDKVLQNKLDDVLEQVNEALWQA
- a CDS encoding type I restriction-modification system subunit M, with protein sequence MSSSNIVQKLWNLCDVLRDDGINYSDYVTELVLLLFIKMEYENTEQGLLVKHTLPEGCRWTDINELSGLNLLNKYKQVLLDLSQSDDLLIATIYNDAYTRLREPRHLEQLVKSLDNLDWFSIQNDGLGDLYEGLLEKNATETKSGAGQYFTPRVLIDSMVRCIKPQVGEVIQDPAAGTAGFLIAADAYIKSQTDDLFDVSAEQQKFQKSKAFVGVELVPNTRRLALMNCMLHGMEGDNEGVIHQGNALGEAGANLPKADIILANPPFGTSKGGDASITRDDLTYKTSNKQLAFLQHIYRNLKAGGRAAVVLPDNVLFEAGIGTEIRRDLMDKCDLHTILRLPTGIFYAAGVKTNVLFFTKGTAKNPDQDQKCTENVWVYDLRTNMPTFGKRTPFSPQHLAPFEALYGDDPKGTSPRSEGDWSFAPELEEDKGEAAEQDMENSRWRVFSRNWIADEKGDSLDISWLKDSDSIDAADLAEPHVLASEAMTELTEALRQLDGLMQALGQADEADVQKQLLLDILGLDTEGKL
- a CDS encoding restriction endonuclease subunit S, translated to MSGVSLLQSWKNIKLDEAVLKIVGGGTPSKSTPEYYKGDIPWMSVKDLKGYTLKSTQDYITQEAVENSATNIIPKGIPIVATRMSLGKIVIASFDTAINQDLKAIFLSPYVSVQFFVYWYRSKLNIIESLGTGTTVKGIRLDNLKNLEFCLYPLAEQKEIVRLLDTHLATVTQIQARLEAIPKILERFRQSVLADAVSGRLSGTEFNQVDKLEIGNVAELNPKKEKQTDDFEVSFSSMSMMSAEFDKPLGFESKRWSEVKKGYTFFKNNDVLLAKITPCFENGKSVIANNLINGIGTGSTEFLVIRCSDKVLPTWILYHFKQNSFIASGVANMSGSVGHRRVPKEFIESYKIYLPSLDKQVEIINRTKQLLAYAEQIEKSVAAAKARVDNLTQSILHQAFTGQLTAEWREQNPELISGDNSAEALLARIQAEG
- a CDS encoding helix-turn-helix transcriptional regulator; this encodes MALKKHERLAYRLADIIVRLNAGERLNIDELAETYQVSTRTLKRDFQDRLTAIEFSEGGPQFYRLDSKKIGFLDISDIKRFANFASVQDLLPQIDREFFQQQLNQSILVKGFDYEKIHERTEEFKTINQAITSCHCIEFDYRKLSDTSTDGGSKHHRLHPYHLLNKNGIWYVVGTWKEQTRTFCFTQISNLQVTGETFECDKAVKAEIIDTDSLFFSNQISEIVLQVDAKVAGYFQRRNLLPNQELVRKLDSGDLLLVCKDVHPREVVPIVQYWIPHIRIISPVEVQKQMEENLKIYLNK